A region of Subtercola boreus DNA encodes the following proteins:
- a CDS encoding lysophospholipid acyltransferase family protein — MPRLALRLAVTPAVHGLEHVTESDGPFIFVANHPSALDEALVRDALRGVTTRLVSVAVEPRAGIRGLVDHAFSLRSASRLGTLLKSGTSVLLFAEKNRTDDGSLAPLDLGAAALGIRTGVPLVPVSLLGTFRALPPWRTTVEPGRPRVSVLFSRPIRAGSGDELSTVTDELAQAISTGLAEESRGWYGALRSQADGAAPAGSDGQPEAGWRRMWKATATPTGPDRRRVWQ; from the coding sequence ATGCCGCGTCTGGCGCTCCGCCTCGCCGTCACACCGGCCGTGCACGGGCTCGAGCACGTCACGGAGTCCGACGGGCCGTTCATCTTCGTGGCGAACCACCCGTCGGCGCTCGACGAGGCGCTGGTGCGGGATGCCCTGCGGGGCGTCACCACGAGACTGGTCTCTGTGGCGGTCGAGCCCCGGGCCGGCATCCGCGGACTCGTCGACCACGCGTTCAGCCTCCGCTCGGCCAGCCGCCTCGGCACCCTGCTGAAGAGCGGAACGAGTGTGCTGCTCTTCGCCGAGAAGAACCGCACGGACGATGGATCGCTCGCTCCGCTCGATCTCGGGGCGGCCGCCCTCGGCATCCGCACGGGGGTTCCCCTGGTGCCGGTGTCGCTGCTCGGCACCTTCCGGGCGCTCCCGCCGTGGCGCACCACCGTGGAACCGGGGCGGCCCCGCGTCTCCGTGCTGTTCTCCCGACCAATCCGCGCGGGCTCCGGCGACGAACTCTCCACAGTGACCGACGAGCTCGCCCAGGCGATCTCCACCGGACTGGCCGAGGAATCACGAGGCTGGTACGGTGCTCTCCGGTCGCAGGCCGACGGAGCAGCTCCTGCCGGGTCCGACGGGCAGCCCGAAGCCGGCTGGCGGCGGATGTGGAAGGCGACTGCGACACCGACCGGACCCGACAGACGCCGAGTGTGGCAGTAG
- a CDS encoding ferritin-like domain-containing protein produces the protein MAFDIDNYTKTSKNVAWEDLDFETFRTNPLPEDTLRVIRYMADVEYHTVCYMRDMLVTPSHRDKDVTGFMTMWNREEFWHGEALADVLRMHNIELEFDELKSKRLKLGWKDRIDPVKQSVLSNLVGKDFIAVHMIWGAANEWSAVAAYKRLAEIEGHPVLAELLKRIAMQEARHVAFYATQARERLGKSVLAQKFARFALGKFWGPVGSTIMDQTEVKHVMGHIFGGIDGRKAINAIDAHIAKMPGLKGLTIVADSLDGHGIAAV, from the coding sequence ATGGCCTTCGACATCGACAACTACACGAAGACTTCGAAGAACGTCGCCTGGGAAGACCTCGATTTCGAGACGTTCCGAACGAATCCCCTGCCGGAGGACACGCTGCGCGTGATCCGCTACATGGCCGACGTCGAATACCACACCGTCTGCTACATGCGTGACATGCTCGTCACCCCGTCGCACCGCGACAAAGACGTGACCGGGTTCATGACGATGTGGAACCGCGAGGAGTTCTGGCACGGTGAGGCCCTCGCCGACGTGCTCCGCATGCACAACATCGAGCTGGAGTTCGACGAGCTGAAGTCGAAGCGCCTGAAGCTCGGCTGGAAGGACCGCATCGATCCCGTGAAGCAGTCCGTGCTCTCGAACCTCGTCGGCAAGGACTTCATCGCCGTGCACATGATCTGGGGTGCCGCCAACGAATGGTCGGCTGTCGCCGCCTACAAGCGCCTCGCCGAGATCGAGGGCCACCCTGTGCTCGCCGAACTGCTGAAGCGCATCGCCATGCAGGAGGCCCGCCACGTGGCGTTCTACGCCACCCAGGCCCGCGAGCGCCTCGGCAAGAGCGTCCTCGCCCAGAAGTTCGCCCGGTTCGCTCTCGGCAAGTTCTGGGGACCGGTCGGATCGACGATCATGGACCAGACCGAGGTCAAGCATGTGATGGGCCACATCTTCGGTGGCATCGACGGCCGGAAGGCCATCAACGCCATCGACGCCCACATCGCGAAGATGCCCGGGCTCAAGGGCCTCACAATCGTCGCCGACTCGCTCGACGGCCACGGCATCGCCGCGGTCTGA
- a CDS encoding diacylglycerol/lipid kinase family protein, whose translation MSAPGGVSGEAARPRAAIVYNPTKVKAKRLRAMVEAMEAEKGWAPSLWAATTVEDPGHDAALRLLESAPAVVIAAGGDGTVSAVAQALTHQEVPLGILPTGTTNLFARALGLPLGVIGLPFVNARKALRAAFSETVRTVDVGRVDAVLESGETISRAFTVMAGMGVDAQMVVNTSPKGKDTLGWTGYVGAILDSFVRNRRFDLSYTLDGVALPETPAHTIVLGNAGVLPAGIRMIPGALIDDGLLDVVVLSPLGAGEWARAIHWFWRTNTTYLPRKPDARAAADGSAPVTTSSVRHARATGVTFAVTEAQDFEIDGEHLGRVLSATAWIEAGALRVRGSVGGVASSASSQPAAEASAASSRSGGTQPTSAE comes from the coding sequence GTGTCCGCTCCGGGGGGAGTATCGGGAGAGGCCGCACGGCCGAGGGCCGCCATCGTCTACAACCCGACGAAGGTGAAGGCCAAACGGCTCCGCGCCATGGTCGAGGCGATGGAGGCCGAGAAGGGCTGGGCTCCGTCACTCTGGGCCGCCACGACGGTCGAGGACCCCGGCCACGACGCGGCGCTCCGCCTGCTGGAGTCGGCGCCCGCCGTCGTGATCGCCGCGGGTGGCGATGGCACGGTCAGCGCTGTCGCCCAGGCGCTCACCCACCAGGAGGTGCCGCTCGGCATCCTCCCGACCGGCACGACCAACCTCTTCGCCCGCGCCCTCGGGCTGCCGCTCGGCGTCATCGGCCTTCCGTTCGTCAACGCGCGGAAGGCGCTGCGTGCGGCGTTCAGCGAGACCGTGCGCACGGTCGACGTGGGCCGGGTGGATGCGGTACTCGAGTCGGGCGAGACGATCAGCCGCGCGTTCACGGTGATGGCGGGCATGGGCGTCGATGCCCAGATGGTGGTGAACACCTCGCCGAAGGGCAAGGACACTCTCGGCTGGACCGGGTATGTCGGCGCGATCCTCGACTCTTTCGTGCGCAACCGGCGGTTCGACCTCAGCTACACGCTCGACGGTGTCGCACTGCCCGAGACGCCCGCGCACACGATCGTGCTCGGCAATGCTGGTGTGCTGCCGGCGGGCATCCGGATGATCCCCGGCGCCCTGATCGACGACGGACTGCTCGACGTGGTGGTGCTGAGCCCCCTCGGGGCCGGCGAGTGGGCACGGGCCATCCACTGGTTCTGGCGCACCAACACCACCTACCTTCCGCGGAAACCCGACGCGCGCGCCGCTGCCGACGGCTCGGCCCCGGTGACGACCTCGTCGGTGCGCCACGCGCGGGCGACCGGAGTGACCTTCGCCGTGACCGAGGCGCAGGACTTCGAGATCGACGGGGAGCACCTCGGCCGGGTGTTGTCTGCCACGGCGTGGATCGAGGCGGGGGCACTTCGCGTGCGCGGCTCGGTCGGCGGCGTTGCATCGTCTGCGTCGAGCCAGCCCGCTGCCGAAGCGAGCGCCGCATCTTCCCGTTCGGGAGGAACACAGCCCACGTCAGCCGAATAG
- a CDS encoding DUF4440 domain-containing protein, which translates to MDERGELPAHESPARPRGSAAAGDVDELTRAEYVEQAVIDCERRLLDPAVRLDPVAVDQLLDPEFREIGQSGRLWSRPEMVAALATLDMSSTLDAHEFSDPRVESLAPELHLLTYLLRSGSGLTRRSSIWRESETGFRCVFHQGTRLA; encoded by the coding sequence ATGGATGAACGTGGGGAGCTCCCGGCGCACGAGTCGCCGGCCCGGCCGAGGGGCAGTGCTGCCGCGGGTGACGTGGACGAGCTGACGCGTGCCGAGTACGTCGAGCAGGCCGTGATCGACTGCGAGCGGCGGCTTCTGGACCCCGCTGTGAGGCTCGACCCCGTGGCTGTCGATCAGCTTCTCGACCCGGAGTTCCGGGAGATCGGGCAGTCCGGGCGCCTGTGGTCGCGGCCCGAGATGGTGGCGGCGCTCGCGACCCTCGACATGTCCTCGACGCTGGATGCGCACGAGTTCTCCGACCCGCGGGTCGAATCTCTCGCCCCAGAGCTCCACCTGCTCACCTACCTGCTGCGAAGCGGCTCTGGCCTGACCCGCCGCTCCTCGATCTGGCGAGAGTCGGAGACCGGTTTCCGCTGCGTCTTCCATCAGGGAACGCGGCTCGCCTGA
- a CDS encoding response regulator transcription factor — MTGILIAEDEDRISSFIEKGLKSAGFATTIVRTGPDALDFASTGDFDLLVLDLGLPGFDGHEVTRRLRAAGLKLPVIILTARASTDDVLASLEGGANDYMPKPFRFDELLARIRLRIAESATALPSLLSVPGLELDLLSRRARVGGQLVDLSAREFALAEEFLRHPDQVLSREQLLSRVWGYDFDPGSNVVDVYVGYLRQKVGAARIETVRGMGYRLR; from the coding sequence ATGACGGGCATCCTGATCGCCGAAGATGAAGACCGTATCTCCTCGTTCATCGAGAAGGGCCTGAAGTCGGCGGGATTCGCCACGACCATCGTGCGCACCGGCCCCGACGCGCTCGACTTCGCCTCCACCGGCGACTTCGACCTGCTCGTGCTCGATCTCGGCCTCCCCGGGTTCGACGGCCACGAGGTCACGCGCCGCCTGCGTGCTGCGGGCCTGAAGCTGCCGGTGATCATCCTGACCGCCCGAGCCTCCACGGATGACGTGCTCGCGAGCCTCGAGGGCGGGGCGAACGACTACATGCCGAAGCCGTTCCGCTTCGATGAACTCCTGGCGCGCATCCGGCTCCGCATTGCGGAATCCGCGACGGCCTTGCCGTCCCTACTCTCGGTTCCGGGCCTCGAACTCGATCTGCTCTCCCGCCGCGCGCGGGTCGGCGGCCAGCTCGTCGACCTCTCCGCGCGCGAGTTCGCGCTCGCGGAGGAGTTCCTGCGACACCCCGACCAGGTGCTCAGCCGGGAGCAGCTGCTCAGCCGGGTGTGGGGCTACGACTTCGACCCGGGCTCGAATGTCGTGGACGTGTACGTCGGCTACCTCCGCCAGAAGGTCGGCGCCGCCCGCATCGAGACCGTGCGCGGTATGGGGTACCGGCTGCGCTGA
- a CDS encoding sensor histidine kinase, translating to MADSPIPQRAAGFGVSVRVRILATLLLVTAAGMVAAGGTAYLLQRERILSAVDDRLASLVADAQSVATESAAGTLDEALTAIIQRLRPGANESSLAIIDGVAALSPGGSVDFRLDRSAALVDRVTRETGANGVVRGTFDPGPATPADFGTLRYIAAPVTVSTDARTGVFVIAVDLDRELAPLTGAFTTYAVVAAAALVVVALVGWFVAGRLLRPIRSLTDAANRITGSDLRERIPVRGNDDVSALTTTVNGMLDRLEGALDDQRRLLDDVGHELKTPLTIVRGHLELMDTGDPADVVASRDLAVDEVDRMSGLVQGLTQLADSGRLQALELAPVDVGELTDRIHAKARALADRQWIVVARADVVTPLDADRLTQAMLQLAANAVTHGGSTVPDARQRIELGSAVDPAARELRLWVSDSGPGVATDAQARIFDRFQRGPAAKGRGLRGSGLGLAIVANIAAAHGGRVELESEPGVGARFTIVLPVLPVLPVLPVLPASAPATPNREEQP from the coding sequence ATGGCCGACTCCCCGATCCCGCAGCGGGCGGCGGGGTTCGGCGTCTCGGTGCGCGTGCGCATCCTCGCCACCCTCCTGCTCGTCACGGCGGCAGGCATGGTCGCCGCGGGCGGAACCGCCTACCTCCTGCAGCGCGAACGCATCCTGTCGGCGGTGGATGACCGGCTCGCCTCGCTCGTCGCCGATGCGCAGTCCGTGGCGACGGAGTCTGCGGCCGGCACTCTCGACGAGGCGCTGACGGCGATCATCCAGCGCCTCCGGCCCGGAGCGAACGAGTCGAGCCTCGCGATCATCGACGGTGTCGCCGCGCTGTCACCGGGCGGAAGCGTCGACTTCCGGCTCGACCGGAGCGCCGCGCTCGTCGACCGCGTCACCCGGGAGACCGGGGCGAATGGGGTCGTGCGCGGCACGTTCGATCCCGGCCCGGCGACTCCGGCCGACTTCGGCACCCTCCGCTACATCGCGGCCCCGGTCACCGTCTCGACGGATGCTCGCACCGGCGTCTTCGTGATCGCCGTCGACCTCGACCGTGAACTCGCGCCGCTGACCGGGGCCTTCACGACCTACGCGGTGGTTGCCGCGGCTGCACTGGTGGTCGTCGCGCTGGTCGGCTGGTTCGTGGCGGGCCGGCTGCTCCGCCCGATCCGCTCCCTCACCGATGCCGCGAACCGCATCACCGGATCCGACCTCCGCGAGCGCATACCGGTGCGGGGCAACGACGACGTGTCGGCCCTGACCACGACAGTCAACGGGATGCTCGACCGCCTGGAGGGCGCCCTCGACGACCAGCGCCGGCTGCTCGACGACGTCGGCCACGAACTGAAGACCCCACTCACCATCGTGCGCGGCCACCTGGAACTCATGGACACCGGAGACCCGGCCGACGTGGTCGCCAGCCGCGACCTCGCTGTCGACGAGGTCGACCGCATGAGCGGACTCGTGCAGGGCCTCACCCAGCTGGCCGACTCCGGTCGACTCCAGGCGCTCGAACTCGCCCCTGTCGACGTCGGGGAGCTGACGGATCGCATCCACGCCAAGGCGCGCGCCCTCGCCGACAGGCAGTGGATCGTGGTCGCGCGTGCCGACGTCGTGACCCCCCTCGACGCCGACCGTCTCACGCAGGCGATGCTGCAGCTGGCGGCGAATGCCGTGACCCACGGCGGTTCCACGGTTCCGGATGCCCGGCAGCGCATCGAGCTCGGCAGCGCGGTCGACCCGGCTGCCCGGGAGCTGCGGCTCTGGGTCTCCGATTCGGGACCGGGTGTCGCGACCGACGCCCAGGCGCGCATCTTCGATCGCTTCCAGCGGGGTCCGGCGGCGAAGGGCCGGGGTCTGCGGGGCTCCGGGCTCGGGTTGGCGATCGTGGCGAACATCGCCGCGGCGCACGGCGGGCGGGTCGAACTCGAGTCAGAGCCGGGGGTCGGCGCCCGGTTCACGATAGTGCTGCCGGTGCTGCCGGTGCTGCCGGTGCTGCCGGTGCTGCCGGCCAGCGCGCCAGCCACCCCGAACCGCGAGGAGCAGCCATGA
- a CDS encoding LLM class flavin-dependent oxidoreductase, giving the protein MTKQIRFNAFDMNCVAHQSSGMWRHPQDQSWRYKELSYWTELAKLLERGRFDGIFIADVLGTYDVYGGSNEAAIRHGAQVPVNDPILLVSAMAAVTENLGFGITAGTAYEHPYPFARRMSTLDHLTKGRVGWNVVTGYLPSAARNMGHDDQLEHDDRYDVADEYLEVLYKLWEGSWEDDAVIRNRETGVFTDPSKVHEIGHYGKNYTVPGIHLSEPSTQRTPVIYQAGASPRGIQFAAGNAEAIFVAASTKAGLKETVGKIRDALEAAGRDRYSAKIYTLLTIITDETSEKAHAKHQDYLSYASEEGALVFMSGWMGIDLSQYDLDEPIGNVKSNAIQSAVANFQGANEDGGEWKVRDIAKLGAIGGLGPFIVGSPTEVADHLQEWVEDTDVDGFNLAYAITPGTFEDVVEFIIPELQARGAYPTEYVSGTLRNKLHGRGDRLPSEHLGAQYRVGQPVSVGS; this is encoded by the coding sequence ATGACCAAGCAGATCCGCTTCAATGCCTTCGACATGAACTGTGTCGCCCACCAGTCGTCGGGCATGTGGCGCCACCCCCAGGACCAGAGCTGGCGCTACAAGGAGCTCTCCTATTGGACGGAGCTGGCGAAGCTGCTGGAGCGCGGCAGGTTCGACGGCATCTTCATCGCCGATGTGCTCGGCACGTACGACGTGTACGGCGGGTCGAACGAGGCGGCGATCCGGCACGGTGCGCAGGTGCCGGTGAACGACCCGATCCTGCTGGTCAGCGCGATGGCAGCGGTGACCGAGAACCTCGGTTTCGGCATCACCGCCGGCACGGCCTACGAGCATCCGTACCCCTTCGCGCGCCGCATGTCGACGCTCGACCACCTGACGAAGGGCCGCGTCGGCTGGAACGTCGTCACCGGCTATCTGCCGAGCGCTGCCCGCAACATGGGCCACGACGACCAGCTCGAACACGACGACCGGTACGACGTCGCCGACGAGTACCTCGAGGTGCTGTACAAGCTGTGGGAGGGCTCGTGGGAGGACGACGCCGTCATCCGCAACCGTGAGACGGGTGTGTTCACCGACCCATCGAAGGTGCACGAGATCGGGCACTACGGCAAGAACTACACGGTCCCGGGCATCCACCTGTCTGAGCCGTCGACGCAGCGCACGCCCGTGATCTACCAGGCCGGGGCCTCGCCCCGCGGCATCCAGTTCGCCGCCGGCAACGCCGAGGCGATCTTCGTGGCCGCCTCGACGAAGGCGGGGCTGAAGGAGACGGTCGGGAAGATCCGCGACGCGCTCGAAGCCGCCGGCCGCGACCGGTATTCGGCGAAGATCTACACGCTGCTCACGATCATCACCGACGAGACCAGTGAGAAGGCCCACGCCAAGCACCAGGACTATCTCTCCTACGCCAGCGAAGAGGGCGCCCTCGTCTTCATGTCGGGCTGGATGGGCATCGACCTGTCGCAGTACGACCTCGACGAGCCGATCGGCAATGTGAAGAGCAACGCGATCCAGTCGGCCGTGGCGAACTTCCAGGGTGCGAACGAAGACGGCGGCGAGTGGAAAGTGCGCGACATCGCCAAACTCGGGGCGATCGGCGGGCTCGGCCCGTTCATCGTGGGGTCGCCCACCGAAGTGGCCGACCACCTGCAGGAATGGGTGGAGGACACCGACGTCGACGGCTTCAACCTCGCCTACGCGATCACGCCCGGCACGTTCGAAGACGTGGTCGAGTTCATCATTCCCGAACTGCAGGCGCGCGGCGCGTACCCGACCGAGTACGTTTCGGGAACCCTGCGGAACAAGCTGCACGGGCGTGGCGACCGCCTGCCCTCGGAGCATCTCGGTGCCCAGTACCGGGTGGGCCAACCCGTCTCCGTCGGGTCGTGA
- a CDS encoding methionine ABC transporter ATP-binding protein yields the protein MPSTGWANPSPSGRDLVIALEKLTKVYGQGPSAVTVLDNLDFSVAAGEIFAVVGPSGAGKSTLAQCVNLLERPTSGSVVVNGENLSSLSEEKLRIARRRIGTIFQSDGLFSRRTAAANVALPLSYLGVTARESKKRVAELLDRVGLTSRSNYYPHELSGGQRQRVGIARALALRPTILLADEATSGLDPESTTSITTLLKELRDDLGLSILFITHEMETVLKVADSVARLDHGHIVESGRVVDLLRDASSPLGRALNPVRVPLVGASDENAWVVSYTSSEVPTDWVTRLSGTLSTPVSLLGASIETVNGSVVGNATIGLRSSDAAAVVAAAAALGLDARPGVHGVEASPGKAADRAPGKAADRTPDREPAEVAA from the coding sequence GTGCCCAGTACCGGGTGGGCCAACCCGTCTCCGTCGGGTCGTGACCTCGTGATCGCGCTCGAGAAGCTCACGAAGGTCTACGGGCAGGGTCCGTCGGCGGTCACCGTGCTCGACAACCTCGACTTCAGCGTCGCCGCGGGCGAGATCTTCGCGGTCGTCGGGCCGAGCGGGGCCGGCAAGTCGACCCTTGCACAGTGCGTGAACCTGCTGGAGCGGCCCACCTCGGGGTCGGTCGTGGTGAACGGCGAGAACCTGTCCTCGCTGTCGGAGGAGAAGCTCCGGATCGCGCGCCGCCGCATCGGCACGATCTTCCAGTCCGACGGGCTGTTCAGCCGGCGCACGGCCGCTGCGAATGTCGCTCTGCCGCTCAGTTATCTCGGTGTGACGGCGCGTGAGTCGAAGAAGCGCGTCGCCGAACTGCTCGATCGGGTCGGGCTGACTTCCCGTTCCAACTACTACCCGCACGAGCTCTCCGGCGGCCAGCGCCAGCGGGTCGGGATCGCCCGGGCCCTCGCCCTCCGCCCCACGATCCTGCTCGCCGACGAGGCGACCTCGGGGCTCGACCCCGAGTCGACGACCTCGATCACGACCCTGCTGAAAGAACTGCGCGACGACCTCGGCCTCTCCATCTTGTTCATCACGCACGAGATGGAGACGGTGCTGAAGGTCGCGGACTCCGTCGCGCGGCTCGACCACGGGCACATCGTCGAGTCGGGGCGGGTCGTCGACCTGCTGCGCGACGCGTCGTCGCCGCTCGGGCGCGCGCTGAACCCGGTGCGGGTGCCGCTCGTCGGTGCTTCTGACGAAAACGCCTGGGTCGTCAGCTACACGTCGTCGGAGGTGCCGACCGACTGGGTCACGCGCCTCTCCGGCACCCTGTCGACACCGGTGTCGCTGCTCGGCGCGTCGATCGAGACGGTGAACGGTTCGGTCGTCGGCAACGCGACGATCGGGCTGCGGTCATCAGACGCGGCGGCCGTCGTGGCTGCGGCTGCGGCGCTGGGTCTGGATGCCCGGCCGGGCGTCCACGGCGTCGAAGCGTCGCCCGGGAAGGCGGCCGACCGCGCTCCCGGGAAGGCGGCAGACCGCACTCCCGATCGCGAGCCGGCGGAGGTCGCAGCATGA
- a CDS encoding methionine ABC transporter permease: MSVLANNQVPLADIPALVLPALGETLIMVGIVMAIVVVVGIPLGSIIHNLAPGGLFENPPLHQVLSWIVSIGRSLPFLILMASIVPFTRFITGTNIGIAAAVVPMSIAGIAFFTRIVENSLRSVPPSLVRVAKASGGSRLQIIRTAQLAEAVPSLIGGLTINTIAMIEYSAIAGTIGAGGIGYVAVTYGYQRFDNTVMGATIIILVATVALVQVTGDRLVRMTTPHAATAGGRRYARRIARADIEAANAASPA, encoded by the coding sequence ATGAGCGTGCTCGCGAACAACCAGGTGCCGCTGGCCGACATCCCCGCCCTCGTCCTGCCCGCGCTCGGCGAGACCCTGATCATGGTCGGCATCGTCATGGCGATCGTGGTGGTGGTGGGCATCCCGCTCGGTTCGATCATCCACAACCTGGCTCCCGGCGGGCTCTTCGAGAACCCGCCGCTGCACCAGGTGCTGAGCTGGATCGTCAGCATCGGGCGATCGCTTCCGTTCCTGATCCTGATGGCGTCGATCGTGCCGTTCACGCGGTTCATCACCGGCACGAACATCGGGATCGCGGCCGCCGTCGTGCCGATGTCGATCGCTGGGATCGCGTTCTTCACGAGGATCGTCGAGAACTCGCTGCGGAGCGTTCCGCCGTCGCTGGTGCGCGTGGCGAAGGCCTCAGGCGGGTCGCGGCTGCAGATCATCCGCACCGCGCAGCTGGCCGAGGCCGTGCCGTCACTGATCGGCGGGCTCACGATCAACACCATCGCGATGATCGAGTACTCGGCCATCGCGGGCACGATCGGGGCGGGCGGCATCGGCTACGTGGCAGTGACCTACGGCTACCAGCGGTTCGACAACACCGTGATGGGCGCGACGATCATCATCCTCGTCGCGACCGTGGCGCTGGTGCAGGTCACCGGCGACCGGCTGGTGCGAATGACCACGCCGCACGCGGCCACGGCCGGCGGGCGGCGGTACGCCCGGCGTATCGCCCGGGCCGACATCGAGGCGGCGAACGCGGCTTCGCCGGCTTAG
- a CDS encoding MetQ/NlpA family ABC transporter substrate-binding protein: MSETPSNSTDPDSELGFELRKRRRWPWVAGAAVVVVGVAAAITIPLLTPSASANDTAGATLYVATAEGNSSEQALVNYVAANVAPKYGITVQFKGLSDSNTINRAVSDGEVAATVYQHKLWLGQVLESNPDFKEEAATPVFRWGFGLWSDKYTDVSQIPDGGTISLYSDPANEAQGLWILDSAGLITLKPGTSKGTATQDDIESNPKNLKFTLLDFAAQSRSLPDLDAAVGYTEYYLAANIPIAKQIFAPQAPDEFAGQLTIGSDFKDSDNIKKLVAAFQDPAVQNFLATDPSVAGILLPLSAN, translated from the coding sequence ATGTCTGAAACACCCTCCAACAGCACCGACCCCGACTCCGAGCTCGGCTTCGAGCTCAGGAAGCGCCGCCGCTGGCCCTGGGTCGCGGGCGCCGCTGTCGTGGTCGTCGGCGTCGCCGCGGCGATCACCATCCCGCTGCTGACCCCGTCCGCCTCGGCGAACGACACCGCGGGTGCGACGCTCTACGTGGCCACGGCCGAAGGCAACTCCTCGGAGCAGGCGCTGGTCAACTACGTCGCCGCGAACGTTGCGCCGAAGTACGGCATTACCGTTCAGTTCAAGGGTCTCAGCGACAGCAACACGATCAACCGAGCGGTGAGCGACGGTGAAGTCGCCGCAACCGTGTACCAGCACAAGCTCTGGCTCGGCCAGGTTCTCGAGTCGAACCCCGACTTCAAGGAGGAAGCGGCGACGCCGGTGTTCCGCTGGGGCTTCGGGCTCTGGAGTGACAAGTACACCGACGTCTCGCAGATCCCCGACGGCGGAACGATCTCGCTGTACTCCGACCCCGCCAATGAAGCGCAGGGCCTCTGGATCCTCGACAGCGCGGGCCTCATCACGCTGAAGCCGGGCACCAGCAAGGGCACCGCGACGCAGGACGACATCGAGTCCAACCCGAAGAACCTGAAGTTCACGCTTCTCGACTTCGCGGCCCAGTCCCGGTCGCTGCCCGACCTCGACGCGGCCGTCGGCTACACCGAGTACTACCTGGCGGCGAACATCCCGATCGCCAAGCAGATCTTCGCGCCGCAGGCACCCGACGAGTTCGCCGGCCAGCTCACCATCGGCTCGGACTTCAAGGACTCCGACAACATCAAGAAGCTCGTCGCCGCCTTCCAGGACCCGGCCGTGCAGAACTTCCTCGCCACCGACCCGTCGGTAGCGGGCATCCTGCTCCCCCTATCGGCCAACTGA